From a region of the Paenibacillus sp. FSL R10-2734 genome:
- a CDS encoding glycosyltransferase family A protein, which produces MKRAAESTPSGISILTCTKRADCINTLFDNYRRQNFKLKELIVIINNDSLKIDDYTAAAKKHKNVWVFKVPEHHSLGYCLNFGVQLANYSYIAKFDDDDYYATNYLTDSMQILHKTKADIVGKRAHYMYLNDKKLLLLRYLRMENKYVTNVQGATLLVKRKVFDQISFPDRNRGECVKFCADCAAHGFKIYAGNKYNFAAIRRKNSKDHTWIVSDKKLLAKNVKVIKVKNFKKYVTRM; this is translated from the coding sequence ATGAAAAGGGCAGCTGAATCCACCCCATCTGGTATATCTATACTAACTTGTACGAAACGAGCTGACTGTATAAATACACTGTTTGATAACTATCGACGACAAAATTTCAAGCTTAAAGAGCTTATCGTGATCATAAATAATGATAGCTTGAAGATAGATGACTATACAGCTGCTGCAAAAAAACATAAGAATGTGTGGGTTTTTAAAGTACCGGAACATCATTCCCTCGGTTATTGTTTGAATTTTGGTGTACAACTAGCGAATTATAGTTATATTGCTAAATTTGATGATGACGACTACTACGCTACCAATTACTTAACTGATAGTATGCAAATACTCCATAAGACTAAAGCAGATATCGTTGGAAAACGGGCTCACTATATGTATTTGAATGATAAGAAGTTACTTTTGCTTCGTTACCTCCGTATGGAGAATAAATATGTAACCAATGTTCAAGGTGCGACCTTACTCGTTAAACGCAAGGTGTTCGATCAAATTTCTTTTCCAGATCGGAACAGAGGTGAATGCGTTAAATTTTGTGCTGATTGCGCAGCTCATGGCTTTAAAATTTACGCAGGAAATAAGTATAACTTCGCTGCAATTCGCAGAAAAAACTCTAAAGATCACACCTGGATCGTTAGCGACAAGAAGCTTTTAGCCAAAAATGTCAAAGTTATTAAAGTGAAAAACTTCAAAAAATACGTCACTCGAATGTGA
- a CDS encoding glycosyltransferase: MNGVSIITCTNRQNYLNNLLQNYSRQRYAQKELIIVINNNTIPLLPYQHLAKKHKNIKIFRKPEHQTLGSCLNFAVTKCKYPTIAKFDDDDYYAPHYLTESLQTLNRTNADILGKRAHYMYLSGSKTLILRFPHDEHQTVTHLPGATLVFKRRVFEQVKFPNKNVGEDDLFCSRSRKKGYKVYSASKNNFVAIRRKNSSKHTWIISDKTLIANHKIIRNIKNYKAFVGRSPKIKV; this comes from the coding sequence ATGAACGGTGTTTCCATTATCACCTGTACGAATCGTCAAAATTATTTAAACAACCTACTTCAGAATTACAGCAGACAACGATATGCCCAAAAAGAGCTCATCATCGTTATCAATAATAATACAATCCCACTACTCCCCTACCAACACTTAGCTAAAAAACACAAAAATATAAAGATATTTCGCAAACCTGAACATCAAACTCTGGGTTCATGCTTAAACTTTGCCGTTACGAAATGCAAATACCCTACAATCGCCAAATTCGATGACGATGATTATTATGCCCCTCATTATTTGACAGAAAGTCTCCAGACATTAAATAGAACGAATGCTGATATTCTTGGAAAACGGGCTCATTATATGTATTTAAGTGGTTCTAAGACTTTGATTCTTCGGTTCCCACATGATGAACATCAAACGGTTACTCATCTCCCTGGCGCTACACTCGTCTTCAAACGCAGAGTATTCGAACAAGTAAAATTCCCTAATAAAAACGTGGGTGAGGATGATCTTTTTTGCAGCAGAAGTAGAAAGAAAGGTTATAAGGTTTACTCTGCGAGTAAGAATAACTTCGTCGCTATTCGTAGAAAGAACTCTTCAAAGCACACTTGGATCATCAGTGATAAAACTTTAATAGCAAACCATAAAATCATCCGCAATATTAAAAATTACAAGGCATTTGTTGGACGCAGTCCAAAGATCAAGGTATGA
- a CDS encoding AarF/ABC1/UbiB kinase family protein: MRMIFKFAWDFWWLGKQKHFISGRRFEAKTKALYRKQATYFTNTAMDMGGLIIKLGQHVSAQVDILPKEIIDELSKLQDSVDSVDFSEIKQKVEKELSVSISEIFAEFSTTPIAAASLGQVHRATLRTGEEVAVKVMRPGVEDIIAIDSKSIQIAIRLLKRRTKIADFMDLDAVYDEFHDTVMDELDYQKEGRNAEQFQMQFIHRDDIVVPGIHWSYTTSKVLTMEFLEGVKINDFAQLDAWGVNRTKLAQSLLEIFVEQILVEGFFHADPHPGNVLVQPDGTIALIDYGMVGRIADDMKAQMVALLMAVYLKDAHGAIDALTRLRFLRRNADLEVFSRNLTLLFAQINGDKFDLSFVTSGDNAEELRDFLYSQPFQLPANTTFLGKAMVTVYGLCLGLDPKLDLIGIAKPYIQEVVLDDLSGTVFSTVVDEGKNLLKEILPTTKKFISAVDKMDSGNLRVKLSSSFEQKLIDTQNKNTKRIIATIIGAVSFLTAANMWNEANHMVSYVLGTLGLLIMLSQLKTRERRRNVRHARQMRAMREHKGLEKSKFKRPNE, from the coding sequence ATGCGAATGATTTTTAAGTTTGCTTGGGATTTCTGGTGGCTGGGCAAGCAAAAGCATTTTATTTCAGGGCGGCGCTTTGAAGCGAAAACAAAAGCATTATATCGAAAACAGGCTACGTATTTTACGAATACCGCTATGGATATGGGTGGATTAATTATCAAGCTTGGGCAGCATGTTAGTGCGCAAGTAGATATTTTGCCGAAGGAAATTATTGATGAATTGTCAAAGCTGCAGGATTCAGTAGATTCAGTAGATTTTTCCGAGATAAAGCAAAAGGTAGAGAAAGAACTTAGTGTATCCATTAGCGAGATTTTTGCTGAATTTAGCACAACCCCTATCGCAGCGGCTTCCTTAGGACAGGTACATCGGGCGACATTACGAACAGGTGAAGAAGTCGCAGTCAAAGTTATGCGTCCTGGGGTCGAGGATATTATCGCCATTGATTCTAAATCCATACAAATTGCTATTCGATTATTAAAACGCCGCACAAAGATTGCAGACTTCATGGACCTCGATGCTGTGTATGATGAGTTTCACGATACCGTTATGGACGAGCTCGATTATCAAAAAGAGGGGCGAAATGCCGAACAATTTCAAATGCAGTTTATCCATCGGGATGATATCGTTGTTCCAGGCATTCATTGGTCATATACAACTTCAAAAGTGTTAACCATGGAGTTTTTGGAAGGTGTAAAAATTAACGATTTTGCCCAGCTTGATGCTTGGGGTGTAAATCGGACTAAATTAGCGCAGTCATTGCTGGAAATTTTCGTAGAACAGATTCTAGTAGAAGGCTTCTTTCACGCAGACCCACACCCAGGAAATGTTCTCGTGCAGCCTGATGGCACCATAGCATTAATCGATTATGGAATGGTCGGACGAATTGCTGATGATATGAAGGCGCAAATGGTAGCACTTTTAATGGCAGTGTATTTAAAAGATGCTCACGGCGCCATCGACGCCCTTACTCGTTTGAGATTTTTAAGACGAAATGCAGATTTAGAGGTGTTCTCAAGGAATCTTACGTTATTATTTGCACAAATCAACGGTGATAAGTTTGACCTTAGTTTCGTGACCTCAGGTGACAATGCTGAAGAGTTACGTGATTTTCTCTATTCTCAGCCCTTTCAGTTACCGGCAAATACAACATTTTTGGGAAAAGCAATGGTCACGGTGTATGGACTTTGTTTAGGACTGGACCCTAAGCTTGATTTGATTGGGATCGCTAAGCCTTACATCCAAGAGGTTGTGCTTGACGATCTAAGCGGAACTGTCTTTTCCACTGTTGTAGATGAAGGCAAGAATCTTCTCAAAGAAATCCTTCCTACGACAAAGAAGTTTATTTCTGCAGTAGATAAAATGGACAGCGGAAATTTACGGGTAAAGTTATCGAGCTCCTTTGAGCAAAAATTGATAGATACGCAAAATAAGAATACAAAGCGAATTATTGCCACAATCATTGGAGCGGTATCTTTTCTGACTGCTGCAAACATGTGGAATGAAGCGAATCATATGGTTTCTTATGTGCTAGGCACCTTGGGGTTGCTCATTATGTTGAGCCAACTCAAAACGAGAGAACGTCGGCGTAATGTAAGACATGCAAGGCAGATGAGAGCGATGCGTGAACATAAGGGATTGGAAAAGTCGAAGTTTAAACGGCCAAACGAGTAG
- a CDS encoding AbrB/MazE/SpoVT family DNA-binding domain-containing protein, protein MHHKKENSHGFGHGKVLGTTSMGERGQIVIPREAREELDIKPGEKFIVFGNKRKGAVILVKAEMFNKFADFFMGASKKFESMAQAIFDKNTTISEDDDNYNEPEVDDKGPAVDEKE, encoded by the coding sequence ATGCATCATAAAAAGGAAAATAGTCATGGATTTGGGCATGGTAAAGTGCTAGGAACAACATCAATGGGTGAGAGAGGTCAAATTGTTATTCCTAGAGAAGCAAGGGAAGAACTTGATATCAAGCCAGGTGAGAAATTTATAGTTTTCGGGAATAAGCGCAAGGGTGCTGTAATTCTAGTCAAAGCAGAAATGTTCAACAAATTTGCGGATTTCTTTATGGGTGCTTCGAAAAAGTTTGAAAGTATGGCCCAAGCGATCTTTGATAAAAACACTACTATTTCTGAAGATGACGATAATTATAATGAACCTGAGGTCGATGATAAAGGTCCTGCGGTAGATGAAAAAGAATGA
- a CDS encoding YeeE/YedE family protein produces MTITGIICGALLGFVMQRGRFCLTGGFRDMYLAKDNRIFYALLIAIAVQSVGVFALIGAGAFEYSASQLPLFSVIIGAFIFGIGIILAGGCATGTWYRAGEGLIGSWIALAMYMLMAAIMKSGPLASFTTAVRKPVVGTDSIADTFGINVWFIVIPFVALVAFIIYRELKKPKVKIPQLKPKKTGLAHILFEKRWNPFVTALLIGLIATLAWPLSAASGRIFGLGITTPSANILQYLVSGNVDLINWGVFLVLGIFLGSLFGAKMSGEFRVRVPDAKTSVRSALGGLLMGFGASLAGGCSIGNGLVMTAMMTWSGWIALVFMILGTWTASYFVFVRPGKQRAAASTAVNA; encoded by the coding sequence ATGACTATTACAGGTATTATCTGTGGTGCCTTACTCGGATTTGTGATGCAGCGTGGTCGTTTCTGCTTAACTGGCGGATTCCGAGATATGTATCTAGCGAAAGATAATCGCATATTTTATGCTCTTCTTATTGCAATTGCCGTGCAGAGTGTTGGCGTATTTGCATTAATTGGTGCTGGTGCATTTGAATATTCGGCAAGTCAATTGCCATTATTTTCTGTTATCATTGGTGCGTTTATTTTCGGAATTGGAATTATTTTAGCGGGCGGCTGTGCGACCGGAACTTGGTATCGTGCAGGTGAAGGGTTAATCGGAAGTTGGATCGCGTTAGCTATGTATATGTTAATGGCAGCTATCATGAAATCAGGTCCCTTAGCTAGCTTTACAACAGCAGTGCGTAAGCCAGTCGTTGGAACGGATTCCATAGCGGATACATTCGGCATTAACGTTTGGTTTATAGTGATTCCATTTGTTGCGCTAGTGGCGTTTATTATTTACCGTGAGCTGAAAAAACCAAAAGTGAAAATCCCACAATTAAAACCAAAGAAAACAGGATTAGCGCATATTTTATTTGAAAAACGTTGGAACCCATTTGTTACAGCGCTTCTAATCGGTTTAATTGCTACGTTAGCTTGGCCGTTAAGTGCAGCTTCTGGCCGTATATTTGGTTTAGGGATCACAACACCGTCGGCGAACATTCTACAGTACTTAGTATCAGGGAATGTTGATTTGATCAATTGGGGTGTATTTTTAGTACTTGGTATTTTCTTAGGTTCATTATTTGGTGCAAAAATGAGCGGCGAATTCCGTGTACGTGTGCCTGATGCAAAAACGAGCGTACGTAGTGCCTTAGGTGGTTTATTAATGGGCTTCGGTGCAAGCTTAGCGGGCGGATGCTCAATCGGTAATGGACTAGTTATGACAGCGATGATGACATGGTCAGGTTGGATCGCATTAGTGTTTATGATTTTAGGTACTTGGACAGCATCATACTTTGTGTTTGTTCGTCCAGGAAAACAGCGCGCAGCAGCATCAACAGCTGTAAATGCATAA
- a CDS encoding sulfurtransferase TusA family protein: MKKTIEVLGMVCPFPLIEAKEAIKQLNSGDELEVQFDCTQGTESIPRWAVEEGHEVVTYEQLGEASWTITVKKK; encoded by the coding sequence ATGAAAAAGACAATAGAAGTATTGGGTATGGTATGCCCATTCCCATTAATCGAAGCAAAAGAAGCCATAAAACAATTAAACTCCGGTGATGAGTTAGAAGTACAATTCGATTGTACACAAGGGACAGAATCAATTCCTCGCTGGGCAGTTGAAGAAGGTCACGAAGTAGTTACGTATGAACAATTAGGCGAAGCTTCTTGGACGATTACAGTTAAGAAAAAATAA
- a CDS encoding GNAT family N-acetyltransferase produces MNRATRHSVETVAEFLAGFSEGAYGATVDPASQILAAEAIIETGNLYLWFVDSPPVSMANIAHRSPRHARINAVYTPAIFRKKGYASAIVAELCSLLESECLEPMLYADLKNPDSNKVYQNIGFVGRGKVIDIKFK; encoded by the coding sequence ATGAATCGAGCTACGAGACATAGTGTGGAGACCGTTGCGGAGTTCTTGGCTGGATTCTCAGAGGGGGCTTATGGTGCTACGGTTGATCCGGCTAGTCAAATTTTAGCGGCAGAGGCAATCATTGAAACAGGTAATTTATATCTCTGGTTTGTCGATAGTCCCCCTGTTTCAATGGCTAACATTGCACATCGTTCTCCTAGACATGCTAGAATCAATGCAGTGTATACTCCGGCTATTTTTCGTAAGAAAGGTTATGCAAGTGCAATTGTAGCAGAATTATGTTCGCTCCTTGAATCGGAGTGTTTAGAACCGATGTTGTATGCCGATTTGAAGAACCCAGATTCGAATAAGGTTTACCAAAATATTGGTTTTGTAGGAAGAGGCAAAGTTATTGACATCAAATTCAAGTAA
- a CDS encoding carbohydrate ABC transporter permease yields the protein MNRYTKGSAVTEILLIVLAAIFLIPIYYLIITTFKTPADAVSHPMGLPVNITFDNYVRAFKAMNYFHVLGNNLLITIFSVAGIVMFSAMAAYSLVRRTNHFNRLVFLLFMVGMMVPYQMGILALYKQVSQLGLMNSHTGVILIEICYNLPLSIFLIKSFIGATVPLELEEAAKVDGCGVWRTFLQIVFPLLMPVIATVAIVNTLGVWNDFMTPLLFLQSRSKGVLLLEVFRNIGQFSTDWTNFFPMMLLAVAPLILFYIFMQKYIINGITSGSLKG from the coding sequence ATGAATCGATATACAAAAGGGTCTGCCGTTACGGAAATTCTCTTGATCGTTTTAGCTGCGATTTTTTTGATCCCTATTTACTATTTGATCATCACGACTTTTAAGACCCCAGCTGATGCAGTCTCTCATCCGATGGGCCTTCCAGTTAACATCACGTTTGACAACTACGTTCGCGCTTTCAAGGCAATGAATTACTTTCATGTGTTGGGAAACAACCTTCTCATTACGATTTTCTCCGTTGCGGGTATTGTCATGTTTTCTGCGATGGCTGCATACAGCTTGGTACGACGCACGAACCACTTCAATCGCCTCGTGTTCCTTTTATTCATGGTTGGAATGATGGTACCGTACCAAATGGGGATCTTGGCACTTTATAAACAGGTATCCCAGCTTGGGCTTATGAATTCCCACACAGGCGTTATTCTAATAGAAATTTGTTACAACCTCCCGCTCTCTATCTTTTTAATTAAAAGCTTTATCGGCGCTACCGTTCCATTGGAACTGGAAGAAGCAGCAAAAGTAGACGGCTGTGGGGTTTGGAGAACATTCTTGCAGATTGTGTTCCCGCTGCTTATGCCGGTGATTGCCACTGTAGCGATTGTGAATACGCTTGGTGTGTGGAATGATTTCATGACGCCCTTGTTGTTCTTACAATCTCGCTCAAAGGGGGTATTACTCTTAGAAGTGTTCCGCAATATTGGGCAATTCTCAACCGACTGGACGAATTTCTTCCCGATGATGCTCCTAGCGGTTGCACCACTCATTCTGTTCTACATTTTCATGCAAAAATATATCATTAACGGCATCACGTCCGGCTCACTGAAGGGATAG
- a CDS encoding sugar ABC transporter permease, whose product MNKPNIFKREINYVLLLLPALLIYCTFFIYPTIKTAIYSFTNWSDVHPVVVKFVGLNNYIALFKDSIYLTGISNTLIYAVLAMLGQNLLAIPLAVFLNKKLKTKNLLRAAFFLPAVFSVLVIGFLWNFMYSPSDFGLINQLVVSLGFERINFLGDPRLALYSVIIASVWQWVGYTMVIYLANLQSISTDYYEAAKIDRANGWQLFCYITLPLLLPAITFNTVMGMINGMKVFDIVYALTGGGPGYSTETIVSLMIKKGLSEGFYSYGAAFGIVFVILVGFITFLHFTLIKMWERR is encoded by the coding sequence ATGAACAAACCAAACATTTTCAAACGAGAAATCAATTATGTTCTGCTTCTGCTTCCTGCCTTACTTATTTATTGTACCTTTTTCATATATCCGACGATAAAGACCGCTATATACAGCTTTACAAATTGGTCGGACGTGCATCCCGTTGTTGTTAAGTTTGTTGGTTTAAACAATTATATCGCTCTATTTAAAGATTCAATCTATTTAACAGGTATTAGCAACACTTTAATCTATGCAGTACTCGCGATGCTCGGACAGAATTTGCTAGCCATTCCATTAGCGGTATTTCTCAATAAAAAATTAAAAACAAAAAATCTGCTGCGGGCGGCGTTCTTCCTTCCTGCGGTGTTCAGCGTATTGGTTATCGGTTTTCTCTGGAATTTCATGTACTCACCTTCCGACTTCGGCTTAATTAATCAACTTGTAGTTTCTCTTGGCTTTGAACGCATCAATTTTCTCGGAGATCCGCGTCTTGCACTCTACTCAGTCATCATCGCCTCCGTATGGCAGTGGGTGGGTTACACAATGGTTATTTATTTGGCCAACTTGCAGAGCATCTCAACAGATTATTATGAGGCGGCGAAGATAGACAGAGCGAACGGGTGGCAATTGTTCTGTTATATCACGCTTCCTCTACTGCTTCCAGCGATCACTTTCAATACGGTTATGGGGATGATAAACGGTATGAAGGTATTTGATATTGTTTATGCCTTGACTGGAGGTGGCCCGGGGTATTCTACGGAAACGATCGTATCACTCATGATCAAAAAAGGGCTCAGTGAAGGTTTCTATAGTTACGGAGCCGCATTCGGTATCGTCTTCGTGATCCTAGTTGGCTTCATTACCTTTCTTCACTTTACACTAATCAAAATGTGGGAGCGGCGGTAA
- a CDS encoding extracellular solute-binding protein — MKRTWIVPSTALLALSILITGCSSNSSNNSSTKESTTPNDTTAAPKESKAPEPVKKVKVRLSYWNKEDSVKTLLQLFKDKLPDIDVEYQFIDNKTYVDVIKTQLAAGEGPDIIGGVIDANTVKTGYFEDLTERYASKYYETGTSTATFDNKLYGLPQASWFNGVYYNVDLFAKYDLKVPTTLDEYFQVAEVLKKNGIKPQAIGLKNPNVAGQSFLGLALNDFIGTTEGKQWNDDFGKGNSKMVDALEPALTTWTEYLKRGVFTKEMLGLEEEQAIDEFTSGKAAMFQAGPWYMETFKQKAPDMKIDMFPNLGTKGGPGWMVGGPGVSFGLNAKSKVKDAAYKVLDLLSTPEGQNAYWVDNKGGSSFLKGVTFEMPAEYNGAQEAFKAGNVMYPVNNWGVAGPAFSDLGKGIQEIIAGTKTPRQVLEAVDKKAVELLEKSK; from the coding sequence ATGAAGAGAACGTGGATAGTTCCCTCTACCGCCTTACTCGCCTTGTCAATCCTCATAACAGGCTGCAGTTCCAACAGTTCAAACAACAGCAGCACAAAGGAAAGTACAACACCAAATGATACAACGGCAGCGCCGAAAGAATCAAAGGCTCCCGAACCGGTAAAAAAAGTGAAGGTCAGATTATCGTATTGGAATAAAGAAGACAGTGTAAAGACACTTCTGCAATTATTCAAAGATAAACTTCCCGATATAGATGTGGAGTATCAGTTCATCGATAACAAGACTTACGTAGATGTCATCAAGACACAACTTGCAGCAGGCGAAGGTCCTGACATTATCGGTGGAGTAATCGACGCAAATACCGTCAAGACAGGGTATTTCGAAGATTTAACAGAACGTTATGCTAGCAAGTATTATGAAACCGGCACGTCCACCGCAACATTTGATAATAAACTGTATGGGTTACCGCAAGCTAGTTGGTTTAACGGGGTTTACTATAATGTTGATCTATTTGCCAAATATGACCTAAAAGTACCAACAACGCTTGATGAGTACTTCCAAGTAGCGGAGGTGCTGAAGAAAAATGGAATTAAACCCCAAGCTATTGGTCTAAAAAATCCTAACGTAGCAGGTCAGTCCTTCCTTGGTTTGGCACTCAATGATTTTATCGGCACAACAGAAGGAAAACAATGGAACGATGATTTTGGTAAAGGAAACTCAAAGATGGTCGATGCGCTGGAGCCTGCTTTGACGACATGGACCGAATACTTGAAACGCGGTGTCTTTACCAAGGAAATGCTTGGGCTTGAGGAAGAACAAGCGATTGACGAATTTACAAGTGGCAAGGCCGCTATGTTCCAAGCAGGACCTTGGTATATGGAAACCTTTAAGCAAAAGGCGCCTGACATGAAGATTGATATGTTCCCGAACTTAGGTACAAAAGGCGGCCCGGGTTGGATGGTCGGTGGTCCAGGGGTATCGTTTGGTTTGAATGCGAAGTCCAAAGTCAAGGATGCTGCGTACAAGGTGCTTGATCTGTTATCCACACCAGAAGGTCAGAATGCTTACTGGGTCGATAATAAGGGAGGTTCATCTTTCTTGAAAGGGGTTACTTTTGAAATGCCAGCAGAGTACAACGGCGCTCAAGAAGCTTTCAAAGCAGGTAATGTCATGTACCCTGTTAATAATTGGGGCGTTGCTGGTCCTGCTTTCTCAGATCTAGGAAAAGGTATTCAAGAAATCATAGCAGGTACTAAAACGCCTCGTCAAGTGCTTGAAGCGGTAGACAAGAAAGCAGTTGAACTGCTGGAGAAATCTAAATAG
- a CDS encoding response regulator: MYHILVVDDQQAEIDAIEWLIQKHALPFSVAQANDGEAALEYIRGHQVDLLFTDIRMPFMDGLELIKQAKLVIPDLKVLIYSAYGEFEYAQKAIQLGTVSYMLKPLDVKEFLKTFQSIIVILEDERLQKEKVELLIKGFHKGVAYEKEKLLFDLLQGRESDADYEERAAFAGLNDLANKRLYMIMMGLQNHFFDQHHTEATEFLQSTCKHEMLLLNMNEYQSVMLVVIDPASKNNDNQHELMSYGEEVKEWLETRFDRRSFIIVGSPVDKLEGLHDEFIQMEELMNFRFFMDRSVVCSKDDESIHDHIDDESLDLMLKEIYTTITRKEYHTLEYQIEFLIGSMRNSKRFSSMYAKLLFTEIFKKIVEPQGKKNSSLLKDGLERIALCNSIAELRQVILSVFQEYLLRIETAPDDQSRKVIEDVQTLIQMEYGSDIGVDYLANRVFLSPSYLSFLFKKSTGQSLIKYITAVRMERAKELLRESTIKVVDIASIVGFANTSYFNLMFKQHNGLTPIQYREGGGRR; encoded by the coding sequence ATGTATCATATTCTAGTAGTCGATGATCAACAAGCTGAAATCGATGCGATTGAATGGCTTATTCAAAAGCATGCTCTACCCTTTTCTGTTGCTCAGGCCAACGATGGGGAAGCAGCGCTGGAATATATAAGGGGCCATCAAGTAGATCTGTTATTCACGGATATTCGCATGCCATTCATGGACGGTCTAGAGTTAATCAAGCAGGCAAAGCTAGTCATTCCGGACCTTAAGGTGCTTATTTATAGTGCTTATGGGGAATTTGAATATGCACAAAAAGCGATTCAACTGGGTACGGTTAGTTATATGTTGAAGCCGCTCGATGTGAAGGAATTCCTCAAAACCTTCCAATCTATAATCGTTATACTAGAGGACGAACGACTTCAGAAAGAGAAAGTCGAGCTACTGATCAAAGGCTTTCATAAAGGAGTGGCGTATGAGAAAGAGAAGCTCCTTTTTGATCTCCTTCAAGGTCGTGAAAGTGATGCCGATTATGAGGAAAGGGCAGCTTTTGCGGGCTTAAATGATCTGGCAAATAAGCGGTTGTATATGATTATGATGGGATTGCAAAATCATTTTTTCGATCAACATCATACAGAAGCGACTGAATTCCTTCAATCGACTTGTAAACATGAGATGTTGTTATTAAACATGAATGAGTACCAAAGCGTCATGCTCGTCGTTATTGATCCCGCTTCAAAGAACAACGATAACCAGCATGAGCTTATGAGTTATGGGGAAGAGGTTAAAGAATGGCTGGAGACCCGCTTCGACCGGCGAAGCTTCATTATTGTGGGTAGTCCGGTAGATAAGCTAGAGGGGCTTCATGACGAGTTCATCCAAATGGAAGAGTTAATGAATTTTCGATTTTTTATGGATAGAAGTGTCGTTTGTTCCAAAGATGACGAAAGCATTCATGACCATATAGATGACGAATCATTAGATCTTATGCTTAAGGAAATTTATACTACCATAACACGTAAAGAATATCATACACTCGAGTATCAAATAGAGTTTCTCATTGGGAGTATGCGCAATAGTAAGCGTTTTAGTTCTATGTATGCCAAACTATTATTTACAGAAATATTCAAAAAAATAGTAGAGCCTCAAGGCAAAAAAAACAGCAGTTTACTAAAGGACGGCTTGGAGCGAATCGCACTTTGCAATTCAATTGCTGAGCTCAGGCAAGTTATTTTATCCGTTTTTCAGGAGTATTTGCTGCGAATTGAAACTGCGCCAGATGATCAAAGCCGCAAAGTGATTGAAGATGTACAGACTCTCATCCAGATGGAGTACGGAAGTGATATTGGAGTTGACTATTTAGCGAATCGCGTCTTTTTATCGCCAAGTTATTTAAGTTTTCTGTTTAAAAAAAGTACAGGTCAAAGCCTAATCAAATATATTACCGCTGTACGTATGGAGCGAGCGAAGGAGCTGCTGCGAGAGTCAACGATTAAAGTTGTTGATATTGCCAGTATAGTTGGATTTGCGAATACTTCCTATTTTAATTTAATGTTTAAGCAACATAACGGCCTGACTCCTATTCAATATCGGGAGGGTGGCGGCAGGAGATGA